The Penicillium psychrofluorescens genome assembly, chromosome: 2 nucleotide sequence TGACGCCGAACATAAGAAATCGTATTGGTATTTACACACACAGACAAAGAATGAAACTGGAGATCAATAATCACCACTTGTCCTCACTGGGCTTGCGAGCCTAGAATCAAATTGTCAGATGTAAAGCTCGATGTTCCGACGCCTCCAAAGGGCGCAGGTCATGACGTACCGGTAGAGCATTCGGACCGCCCAGCTCCTTTTCCAAACCACCCTCATAGGTCTTCGGGGCACTCGGCCTGTCGGGATAGTAGAGACTCACAACTCCACAGAGTGACAGGAAGGTCGCAACGAACACGCCGAGGTGGAAAAAACCCTTGCGGGAGGAAACGTGGGTGTACTGCTCCGGGCTGAACACACCCAGGATTTCATTCTCCTCGTGGACGGGCTCCCCGAAGTTCCGCCTCTCCTGCGCATCCCACCATCCGCCGTAGGGATCTCTGAGCTGACGCTTCACTCGAGGAGGGTTTTGGTAGTCGCCATTCTGTGATCCAATTAGATATCATTGCGAtcgggggagggggagaggagCTAGCTGTGAATTGGGACGCAATTGCCCTGTAACGGGGTCGTACCTGGAGAGGATCTTCGATTTCGGAAGCTTTGAGGACTCGGgcctgggagaaggaggcgcGGGGGGCAGTAGCGAAGCGAGCCGCAACCTGGGGAAGGCGCCGGGCCACGATGCGTTGGGGCAGCATCTAGGAGAGAGCAGTCAGAGAGAAGTCCGAGGGAGAAATTGACAGACAGCAGTGGCATGAATCACGCGGGCAGAGACTTACACTGCTGGAGTAATCGGAGCCAAGTGGAGGGTGGGGGTGGTAGGTAATAGTGAAGGGTGTCTGGAGAGGGTCGAGAGCAGTAGTGAGTGAGTGGATGGAGGTTTGCGGAATGttggtgcctcaggccacaAACAGTCACTGGACCAGCGACCGAATTAACCTGTACCGACGCGCTTACCAAACACCCCCGTCGCCCTCGTCCGCCCGAAACCAAAAAACCACATCGTCACGCATTTCACCCTCCCAGCTCTGTtttccatcgccatccacgCCCCCGACCCGATAAGCATGCCAAATTTTTCCTGGCCTCTCTACTCGATCCTGCCGACTCGTTGATGCCCAAATCGCCAATTTTCTCTGCGCCATCGTTGCGAACACTGGGGTCAGCTGTCCAGAAGGCCCCTGTCGTCCGCGGCTACAAGTCATGCAAAACGGTAGCCCGAATGGCCCATCGATTCAAGATGAACGCGTGATGCCGGACTTTGATTCTACGCCTCCTGACGCGTCGCTCCCGCAAGAAACCGCCGATTCTGGCACCCGCGAGCAGATCCCTTCCGAGCCGAACCTCGACGAAGCTGTCCCTGGCACCGAAGGACCCCCGTCCAAGAAACGACGACTGACGGATACGGAACGGTTGACGCCCCGGGCCCCTTCGCCCCCTTGGAAGAGATTTGGCTTCGAGGGGCCAACGTCGTTCCTCGCAGAAGGCAAGCGTAGGTCATCGCGCACAAACACGGTCCCCCTTGAGCAGCAGCCTCCATCGGACAAGAGACAAACGcgagcagcgcagcagcagcataCGTCCAAGGGAAGTTCCCATGGCTCCAAACCGGCAACTTCTTCCCCGCTGTCGGTCACGCAGTCGCGTGCGCAGGCCAATGGAAAACTTGGTGGCAAGACAACTGCGAACGGGTCGCCCAAGACGGTTCCCAAAAGAAGTGCCACTGTCAAGCAACCGCGCATATCCCAATCACCCGCGCCAAAAACGAGCCACCCACGCGCGAGGTCTCGCAGCTCTGGCGCCAATGTAAATGGGTTCAGCCCTCGTCCTCTGCGAGACCGTGCATCCATTTCGGCTACGTCTACCGGTGGCTGGGAGAcccgtcaagaagaacaggaccAGGGACTGAAGGTTCCACGGTTGCGGATAAAGGTAAAGAAGCCAACTCTCTCTTTACAACACCCCGGCCAGGTGGCTGCTCCTCGAAAATATGGATCGTTCCGGGAATGGGTTGACAGTGAGGATGCGAATATTGGTGGCGAAGGCATACTGTCTGCCGCGGAAGCTATCGAAGAAGCTCGGAGACGACGCGAAGTTGAGACAGCTGCTGAACCTGGTGGCCTACTGAGCTCAGATCTTTGCTCTGCATATATCACGGAGCAACAGGAAGAGCCGCCTCCCCAGTACTCGCATCACGATCATCTGGTGGCACATGCATTGTATTTCCAAAAACTTTTGGATAAGGAACACAAGCGCCACCGACAAATGGCCAAACTGTTTGCGCAATGGTGCGCAGATGCCTGGCGGAAGCGCAACAAGGACCCGGAAGATATCCTGCgagaacagcaagaagagaTGCGAGGAAAACGCAGGCAGCTGGCCAAGGATCTCCAAAAGATGTTTGACCTGGCACGTGCTGAAATTGATCGAAGCCGTTTGGCCCGCTGGGAGGAAGAACGGAAAGTGGAAAACCAGCAGGCTCTCGACAGCGCGATCAAAAAATCCACGGCCCTGTTTGAAAAGAGGCGATCGGAGATCCTGGGCGAAGTCCCTAGCGATGCTCCTGCTTcgagtgaggaagaagatgccgaAACAGATACCTCGACCGATtcagatgaggatgatgagagCAACATGTCGgcctccgagtccgaagGGGATGATGGAGCCAATGTGGATGAGCAGGTGGATGAAGATGCGGCGttgacggcggaggagctaCGATTAAAATACGCCAACTTGCCAGCCGATGAGGCTTTGGATCGCATGTCAGTGGCGTCAGACAGCACGGCAGTCACTCATTACAGCGATGGCCCCCGCCGAGAAAGTGCTCCAAAAGATATAGATTCTCAGCCCGCAGAAGAGTCGCAAATAGACGACGTGGACTCGGTTCTCATGGATGATAGCGATCAGTCGACcgacatggatgatgatATGGGCGACAGTGACGAAGACGCAGACTctgacgaggacgaagagtCTGACGAGGAAGGCGATGATGGGCCTGGTTtgctcggcttcttcgcgcCGAAAGACATTACTGTCCCTCGAGATGGTGAAGACGCGGCCGTTGATACCGAGGACGTTGAAGACGCGAAATTGGTATCTGAGGTTGGTGATGACAACGACTTTCAAGATCCCGATGAAGTCTCACTCATCCCTAATGGACCAACAGCCGACGAACAAGGTTCAGAAGCAGAAGGCACGCCCCCAGAAGTCGTGGAAGCATCTGAAGCCTCCGCCAtgggcgacgaggagactCCCTTGTCTGAAAACATCGAGTATAATGAGGCTGCCGAATCTGCATTGGCCGATGCCACTGTTCCTGACGTCTCCGAATCAGCGGATGAGGTCGAACATGTCTTCGATACCCGACCAAGCGGCGAAGTATCCAGTGAAGCTTCTCCCGGGACCTTTGCGACCAAGCCCTCCGAACCCGAATCTGTGTCTTCCTATGAACCTGCCGCAGAAAAGTCCTTGCAAACAGGCCACTCTCCTGCACCTGGCTTGAAGATACCAATCCCGCATCTCTTGCGTGGCACTCTACGTGAGTATCAACACTATGGACTGGACTGGCTTGCGGGCCTTTACAACAACCACATCAatggcatcctggccgatgagATGGGTCTTGGTAAAACGATCCAGACAATTGCTCTCCTTGCCCACCTTGCTGTCGATCATGGAGTGTGGGGCCCACACCTAGTGGTTGTGCCAACCAGCGTCATGCTCAACTGGGAGATGGAATTCAAGAAATGGTGCCCGGGGTTCAAGATCATGACCTACTATGGCAACCAGGAAGAGCGCAAGGCTAAACGCCGAGGCTGGACGGATGACAATGCCTGGAACGTGTTGATCACATCGTATCAACTAGTCCTGCAGGACCAGTCGTCTCTCAAGCGCAGGAACTGGCATTACATGGTTCTCGACGAGGCACACAATATCAAAAACTTCCGGTCGCAACGGTGGCAAGCTCTTCTGACGTTCAAGACTCGGGCTCGGCTTCTTCTTACCGGTACTCCGCTGCAGAACAACCTGACCGAGCTGTGgtctctccttttcttcttgatgcCTTCCGACGGAAAAGGAAATGGCATTGATGGATTTGCTGACCTCCGAGACTTCTCGGAGTGGTTCCGCCGACCCGTGGAGCAGATCTTGGAACATGGACGGGAGACGATGGATGATGAAGCTAAGCGGGTAGTTACCAAACTCCACACTGTCCTTCGCCCGTACATCCTGCGTCGCCTCAAGGCCGATGTCGAGAAACAGATGCCCGGAAAATACGAGCATGTGATGTACTGCAGGCTCTCCAAGCGGCAACGCTTTTTGTACGATGGGTTCATGTCCATGGCTCAGACCAAAGAAACACTGGCGTCGGGCAATTTCCTCTCGATTATCCACTGTCTCATGCAACTGCGCAAGGTTTGCAACCATCCCGATTTGTTCGAAACCCGGCCCATTTCGACCTCGTTCGCCATGCCCCGATCTGCCGTGACGAACTTCAACATGAAGGAGTCCCTCGTGCGTCGAAGACTACTCTTCGAACACCCTCTCACCAAGATCGACTTGGACTTTTTGAACCTAGCACCAATCTCTAGAGAGGAAATCTCCCGGCGTCTGGCAGACGATAGCATTCGACTCATGGCCTCTCGCCCCTTCAAAATTCTTCGGGAGCGTCAGTACCAACGAACCAACTGGCAGATGGGTTTCGATGGGTCCAATATGCAGAGCATTTTGGATTCTCTGGAGAATGCCTGCCGAATGAGGAGAATGGCTGAGCTTGAACGCTGTTTATACTTTGAGTCCAAACGCCACGGCCGCCGGCCGGTGTACGGCAGCAGCCTCGTCGAGTTCCTCAGGGCCGGGACCAAGGAGCACGCTCTCGCCAACGCTCCTTTGCGAAAGCGCTCCATGGCCGACTGGCTGTCGAGCCGGTCCTCTGTCCTCGCATCGATGATCATGTCCGTTGAGGAACGCTCCATCGAGATGGATGGCTATGTCCAAAGATTCGCCTGTGTCACTCCTgctgccgtcgctgctggcATGACCGAAGCTGCTCTCACGCCTGTCGAAACGCGCCTATTGACGAACACCAAGAAGGACCAGCCCTACGACCCATTCCACGAAGCGCAGATGCGACTTTCAATTGCATTCCCAGACAAACGATTGCTCCAGTATGATTGCGGTAAACTGCAACGGCTCGACAAACTGCTCCGTGATCTTAAAGCAGGAGGTCATCGCGCCCTGATCTTCACGCAAATGACAAAGATGCTTGACATCCTCGAACAGTTCCTCAACATCCACGGACATCGCTATCTTCGACTGGACGGAACTACAAAGGTGGAACAGCGACAGATGCTCACAGAGCGGTTCAACAGCGACCCGCGGATCCTGGCATTTATTCTATCTAGTCGATCCGGTGGTCTTGGAATCAACTTGACTGGTGCCGATACCGTCATCTTTTACGATCTGGACTGGAACCCGGCCATGGACAAGCAATGTCAAGATCGTTGTCATCGAATTGGGCAAACGCGCGATGTTCACATCTATCGGTTTGTGTCCGAGTACACCATCGAATCCAACATCCTACGCAAAGCCAACCAGAAACGCATGCTGGATGACGTGATCATTCAAGAAGGCGAATTCACCACTGACTACTTCACCCGGCTGGATGCTCCAGACATAGAACAAAGCGATGAGCTGGACGGTCACGACGAAGCGAGTGCCGCCATGGATCGCGTGCTCGGCAACCGCGCGCCAACTGGCCCGCGTGCGTTCGAGCAAGCCGAAGACAAGGAAGATATCGATGCAGCCAAGAATGCGCAGAAAGAGCTGGAGCatgccgacgatggcgacTTCGAGGATCGCAGTGTATCACATGGGACGCCAGCTCAGGCCGGGACCCCGATGACCTCGGCAGCAGAGGATGCTACTGCTGGCCCTGTCTCGCagaagctggccgatgagCTTGTCAGTGAACCAGAGCCTGCCCACATCGACGACTACCTTCTCCGCTTCATGGAGTGGAACATGCGCGATGAACCATTGGTGCTGCCTCGCgacaagagcaagaagaggTCCAAAAAGGGCAAAGAGCACCGTCTCAGCAAGAGGCGCCGCTGATGAAGCTACATTAGGCCCTGTGCAGATCATTGTTCTCCACCGGAACCGTTGGATTGCCCTAGCAGTGAGGAgcacgaagatgaagaagccacAAGACTTGGACGTGGATGGATACTGGTTAAACGAGAATCAAACTGTGTATTTATGTATACTATTGTTGGGTCGGCATTGAGAGCGTagtgcttttttttcttttctattctCCTTTTCTTACTCTCTGTACCTGTATTACTTTGTCAACATTTAACCCTCTCCAGTAATGTGAATCTTGGTCCACTTAAAAAACATTCCGAACTCTCAATCCAGTATGGAACATCCAGCCGATCATCAACTCTTGACAAATACTTTAAATTAACTCGACACGGAGAATATACTCGGTCCGACAAGTGGATCCGTTCGGTGGAGGGTTTCACCCTCAGATCTGGTTGTTGgaacaccaccgccgatcATCATGCTGTGGGGTCGGAGATAAGAGCCATTGATCTTCATGGTCGGGTGATTAGCAGGCCGGATCCTACGTTCTGCGGCACGGGCAAGGGAAAATGTGATGATGTGATGATATGGGGGTGTATCTGTGTGCAAGCAGTCTTTTCCTAGGGCCCTTTGCCCTCATTCTACGCCCCCTAACACATGTTGCCGAGCTCTATCCTGTAGAAAATATAATCTTCCCGCAGGATTAAGCCCTGCAAAGGATGTGCGGTGTCCATAGCACCGGGTCGGGCCCCCGTGCGGATCGTTTGTCTTGTCTCCTCACCGGCGATGACGAACTGAGTTTGTTTTGGAATTGGATTGTTGTATATATGCCCAGTTTGCATAGTCCTGCAACTGAACCGCGGTCCGTCTTCTGCAGGGGTCCCGGGAAGAGAAACAGGGTTTATGGCAACATCCACAAATATTCACCGGGTCCTTGGCGCTCTAGCTATCTCTTGCACAGCCCGCAATTTGCCACTGAGTCGTAGTACCCCTTTTTAGCTTTCTACACTACTGCCAAGGTGAGGGCCATGGATGGCGGGTATTTCCGACGCAGGAGAGCTCCAGAGGTTGATGTTCAGAGGCAAGGTGCTAGGGCCACATTCGCGAGTCAAAAGATACCGCATACAGTAAAAGCTATGAGTGGGCAAAACTCTCTGAGTTGGGTGGGTACGGAAATCCGGCAGATTTTCTAGACCTGCGTTGGACTCCTTTCATATTCTCGTCTGTCCTGTCCAATCAGGCCAAACGTATTGCTGTATTTTGACGCACTTCCTACGGCCCAAGCATTGCTGGTTTGTGAAGGTCCCATTGGCACCGCTGTTCCAGGATCTGCCGAGTAGCCCGTTCATAGCATGCGTACGTACATTAGTGCGACTTCCCCTCATGTATTGAGACAAAGAGATTAGGGTTTCAGCACCTACCATTCGCGGCTCAGCGGCACGAGAGCTGAGACTGAGCAGAACAGAACTGGTGCCGTCTAGATTCTAATATGCAAACAGGCGCAGCTGCCGGCTTATAGTAATTTAGTTGTCATGGGGCAGTTGATAATAAGCATTGCCTAGATACACCAAGGATGTGACAGATGCGCGCGAACGCGAGGCAAATCATGGATGCAGTACCCCGACCCATGCATAGGTCTAGCAAGTGGATACAAGAAATGTCAAAGAAAATCATCGAGTGCTTTGCCATCTCGAGTGCGTCGCGGATCGCGATACGATAACCGGCAGGGATCCGAATCCTGATACTCCGGCTGCGGCGGGTACGCGCTATGTCGAAGAGCCGGGCAGATCGCGGATCCTCACCGAGATCCATTGGCGCTTTCACGAACACCTTCTCCACGGGGAATATTGCCATTGGTCTGGATCGACGAGGGGCGGCGGACTAGTCTCGAGACCAtcggccttggtcagctTTCGGATGAGATCCCCGGAGCCGTGTTATGGCCCTAAGTCGTTGGACAAAGAGCAAAGGGCACCCGTTCGTCCGCAATAGGCAACAAAAAGTCTGTCTCTGGAGCAGGATCGTCATTCCTGTTTGGGCCCCCTCCGGGCTCCACGAGCTCCTCGGCTTTACACATGCTCTAGGTTCAGGGGACCGTCCCAACGGTTTAGGATCAATTGATGAGGCGATGGGATCAGCCGGCTACCTTGGGCTTTTGGGATCCAGGCCAGCTAGGCTCGTCACGCGTGGAACTGGTGTTTACTTTGCTTGTCTCGGCTTTGTCTTGTGTCGGGTGTGGACAGGTCGAGTTGCGCGAGAGCAATATATGGAAGGAAGTGCGCTGCGCCAAACGCTTAATGAGGCatagagagagaaagggaaaaggTCCATGACAGGGCGATCAGCTTGATCCACTGATATTTATCGTAATGGCGCAGATCGACCCGGCCCACAGGGGACTGAAAGTCCTGGGATGAGTAACAGGCCACCAACCCGAGACTTGGGGCAGCCGTAGAAATGGCCTCAGGAGTTCTAGCCCTAACACCATATTAATAATGGCCCTCGGCCGGCTCTTTGTTAACTTTGCCCgctgtctccttctctcctttctctccctctcgcTCCCTCTGCTTTGTACTATATTCCTCGAGATGAAGacctccatctcatccgaTGTCTGGGAGACGAAGAAACCATTGATTACTCGGCTATACATGCAGGAAGAATGGCCACTCAAACAGGTCATTAAGCAGATTCGGTCCGATGACTTCAACCCGAGGTCAGTCCTCTTTACTTCTACCGATTTCTCTTTCTAACAAGCGTCTAGTGAAACGCAACTACGCAGCAGATTAAAGAAATGGCGAGTCACCAAGCCATCGCGTCAAACACGCAAGAATCTTCAAGCCCCAGCACGCTCCAAGCACGATCTAGATGCCAAGAAGAACATAAAACGTCCATCCTCGCCGTGGCCAAAGTATCCACAATCACCATCGGCCTCCTCTACTGATGTGCCTTCGGCGACGACCGAGTGGACTATGAACCTTCCCATCTATACACAGCCCAAGTTGTCATTGGCGGCACAGCCCTTGACCCCGAGTCCTTCATCAGGGCCACAAACTCTGGCTAACAACTACTTTACGAATACGAGTCATGCTTCCTTTACCGACCCAAGTCCGCATGACAGCTCTTTCAATCAAACATCTTCGGCGGGCGAGGGCCTCATGCTTAATACTTCTACCTGCGCCTATCCGACCCCGGGCTACCCTCTTTCTCCCGACCCATGCATCCCGAGCCCAGTCGCAGCCACTACAGCACCGGGAGTCGCATGGCCAACTCGTTCTCTGCCCGTCGACTTCGATCCCAACCCTGCCGTGAGCGCGCCAACATGGTACCGAGCCATCACTCCCCCGCCTGGTGAATCCCATTCCGCCGCTCCCCTAAGCGTCCCGATAGCAGGACAGATGCCTGACGGGGTCCCTCCAGCTCCGGGTCAAGATTATTCACATTCGTTCACACACTATCCGAGTGAAATGCCTGGGTTTGCGCACGGCTACGCTGAACCTAGGACATGGAAACACGTCATGTCCCTGCAGCACAACCAGATGCCGGGAATGGAGCCGCAACATACGAGCCCGCAGTATGTGCCTGGCTTT carries:
- a CDS encoding uncharacterized protein (ID:PFLUO_003551-T1.cds;~source:funannotate) yields the protein MLPQRIVARRLPQVAARFATAPRASFSQARVLKASEIEDPLQNGDYQNPPRVKRQLRDPYGGWWDAQERRNFGEPVHEENEILGVFSPEQYTHVSSRKGFFHLGVFVATFLSLCGVVSLYYPDRPSAPKTYEGGLEKELGGPNALPARKPSEDKW
- a CDS encoding uncharacterized protein (ID:PFLUO_003552-T1.cds;~source:funannotate), giving the protein MQNGSPNGPSIQDERVMPDFDSTPPDASLPQETADSGTREQIPSEPNLDEAVPGTEGPPSKKRRLTDTERLTPRAPSPPWKRFGFEGPTSFLAEGKRRSSRTNTVPLEQQPPSDKRQTRAAQQQHTSKGSSHGSKPATSSPLSVTQSRAQANGKLGGKTTANGSPKTVPKRSATVKQPRISQSPAPKTSHPRARSRSSGANVNGFSPRPLRDRASISATSTGGWETRQEEQDQGLKVPRLRIKVKKPTLSLQHPGQVAAPRKYGSFREWVDSEDANIGGEGILSAAEAIEEARRRREVETAAEPGGLLSSDLCSAYITEQQEEPPPQYSHHDHLVAHALYFQKLLDKEHKRHRQMAKLFAQWCADAWRKRNKDPEDILREQQEEMRGKRRQLAKDLQKMFDLARAEIDRSRLARWEEERKVENQQALDSAIKKSTALFEKRRSEILGEVPSDAPASSEEEDAETDTSTDSDEDDESNMSASESEGDDGANVDEQVDEDAALTAEELRLKYANLPADEALDRMSVASDSTAVTHYSDGPRRESAPKDIDSQPAEESQIDDVDSVLMDDSDQSTDMDDDMGDSDEDADSDEDEESDEEGDDGPGLLGFFAPKDITVPRDGEDAAVDTEDVEDAKLVSEVGDDNDFQDPDEVSLIPNGPTADEQGSEAEGTPPEVVEASEASAMGDEETPLSENIEYNEAAESALADATVPDVSESADEVEHVFDTRPSGEVSSEASPGTFATKPSEPESVSSYEPAAEKSLQTGHSPAPGLKIPIPHLLRGTLREYQHYGLDWLAGLYNNHINGILADEMGLGKTIQTIALLAHLAVDHGVWGPHLVVVPTSVMLNWEMEFKKWCPGFKIMTYYGNQEERKAKRRGWTDDNAWNVLITSYQLVLQDQSSLKRRNWHYMVLDEAHNIKNFRSQRWQALLTFKTRARLLLTGTPLQNNLTELWSLLFFLMPSDGKGNGIDGFADLRDFSEWFRRPVEQILEHGRETMDDEAKRVVTKLHTVLRPYILRRLKADVEKQMPGKYEHVMYCRLSKRQRFLYDGFMSMAQTKETLASGNFLSIIHCLMQLRKVCNHPDLFETRPISTSFAMPRSAVTNFNMKESLVRRRLLFEHPLTKIDLDFLNLAPISREEISRRLADDSIRLMASRPFKILRERQYQRTNWQMGFDGSNMQSILDSLENACRMRRMAELERCLYFESKRHGRRPVYGSSLVEFLRAGTKEHALANAPLRKRSMADWLSSRSSVLASMIMSVEERSIEMDGYVQRFACVTPAAVAAGMTEAALTPVETRLLTNTKKDQPYDPFHEAQMRLSIAFPDKRLLQYDCGKLQRLDKLLRDLKAGGHRALIFTQMTKMLDILEQFLNIHGHRYLRLDGTTKVEQRQMLTERFNSDPRILAFILSSRSGGLGINLTGADTVIFYDLDWNPAMDKQCQDRCHRIGQTRDVHIYRFVSEYTIESNILRKANQKRMLDDVIIQEGEFTTDYFTRLDAPDIEQSDELDGHDEASAAMDRVLGNRAPTGPRAFEQAEDKEDIDAAKNAQKELEHADDGDFEDRSVSHGTPAQAGTPMTSAAEDATAGPVSQKLADELVSEPEPAHIDDYLLRFMEWNMRDEPLVLPRDKSKKRSKKGKEHRLSKRRR
- a CDS encoding uncharacterized protein (ID:PFLUO_003553-T1.cds;~source:funannotate); this translates as MKTSISSDVWETKKPLITRLYMQEEWPLKQVIKQIRSDDFNPSETQLRSRLKKWRVTKPSRQTRKNLQAPARSKHDLDAKKNIKRPSSPWPKYPQSPSASSTDVPSATTEWTMNLPIYTQPKLSLAAQPLTPSPSSGPQTLANNYFTNTSHASFTDPSPHDSSFNQTSSAGEGLMLNTSTCAYPTPGYPLSPDPCIPSPVAATTAPGVAWPTRSLPVDFDPNPAVSAPTWYRAITPPPGESHSAAPLSVPIAGQMPDGVPPAPGQDYSHSFTHYPSEMPGFAHGYAEPRTWKHVMSLQHNQMPGMEPQHTSPQYVPGFYVSQEHLTQMAPGVGY